The Streptomyces noursei ATCC 11455 sequence GTGCTGGGTGGCGGACTTCACCCACGTGAAGACCTGGAGGCCTATTCACGGGGGTTTCAACCATCGTTCTTGATCACGAGGACGGCCCTGCTCGGTAGCGTGACGTTTGAGAGAGCGTCAGTTAACTACCGTGGCAGGGCCGTTGAGCTGGAACATTACGACAGGACTGGACACCGAGCAACTTGACGGGCTGGTCGCACGAGTTCACCAAGAGCTCGTGCAGGATCCGGATCCGCCGGTGATGCCGGGGCGGATGTGGGCGCTGGGCCTGTACAAGTCGGTGGTGTTGGTGCTGTTCCTGCTGCGGCAGAACCCGGTGCAGGAGGTGGCCGCCGAGTTGTTCGGGATCTCCCAGGCCACCGTCTCCAGGAGGTGGACGGCCCTGCTGCCGATGGTGGAGAAGGTCCTGGCCACGCACGTTCCCGATCCCACCGAGGCCTCTGCCGGCCGGATCGTACTCGTGGATGGCACCTTGGTCACGACGTGGGACTGGTCCAGCGAGGGCACCACGATGTTCTCCGGCAAGCACCGCGACACCGGCTTCAACCTGCAGATCGCCGCCACTCTCGCCGGCGACCTGCTCGCGGTCTCCGCGCCGGTGCCCGGCAGCCGGCACGACATGCACGCCTGGCGCCAGTCCCACTTCCCCGAGGCATTCGCCGAACGCGAGGGCATAGGCGACCTGGGCTACGCCGGCTCCCGACTGTTCACCCCCAGGCGCAAGCCGCCCGGCCAGGAACGATCCGCCGGAGACAAGAGAGCCAACCGCTCCGTCAACACGCTCCGAGCCGCAGTCGAACGGGCCATCGCGCACCTGAAGAACTGGAAGATTCTCGCCACCCGCTACCGCGGCCCCCTCACCCGCTTCCCCGACATCGTCAAGACCGTCACCGCCCTCACCTTCTACACAAGAGGCTGGTGAGGCCTACGTGAATAACCCTCCTGGTCCGCGACCGTCTATGTCGCGTTCGTCGTGGACACCTTCTCCCGCCGGATCGTCGGCTGGTCCGCGGCCACCGTGAAGGAGACCGTCTTTGTCCTGGACGCCCTGGAGATGGCCATCTGGCAACGCGACCGCGACCAACAGGCCGTTCAGCCAGGAGAGTTGATCCATCACTCCGACGCCGGGTCGCAGGGCGGATTCAACTGGTCGTCGCAACACCTCTGTGAGCTGGAGGTTTGCGGATGGGTGTGGGGAATCGGCAGTGGGCGGCGCGGGAGTATCGCGGGCAGATGCCCTCGCCGGGCCGGCCGGGGGTCGCGTGGCGTGAGGACCGTGTTGGGTTCTGGCGGGCGATTGTGCGGGGGCTGAGCTCGGTGGACGCGGCGGTCGCGATCGGGGTCTCCCCGGCGGTGGGGCCGCGGTGGTTTCGTCATGCTGGCGGGGTGAATCCGTGCCTTGCCCTGACCGTGTCGGGCCGATACCTGTCGTTCGCCGAACGGGAGGAGGCCGCTGTGCTGCGTGCTCAGGACTTCGGCGTCCGTGCGATCGCGCGGCGTCTGGGGCGTTTGCCCTCGACGGTCTCGAGGGAGCTGCGGCGCAACGCCTCGACCCGGACCTACCACCTGGAGTACCGGGTCTCGCTGGCGCAGTGGCACGCCGAGCGGCGTGCGAAGCGGCCGAAGACGGCGAAGCTGGTGGCCAACGAGCGTCTGCGCGACTACGTGCAGGAACGACTGGCCGAGGCCGTCGCCCATGCCGTGGACGGTCAGATCGTCGAGGGACCGCAGGTGCCGCCGTGGAAGGGCCGGAACAAGCCGAGGCGGCAGGACCGCCTCTGGGCGACGGCGTGGAGCCCGGAGCAGATATCGCAGCGGCTCAAGGTGGACTTCCCCGATGATGAGTCCATGCGCATCTCCCCGGAAGCGATCTACCAGGCCCTCTACGTGCAAGGACGCGGTGCGCTCAAGCGCGAGTTGGTCGCCTGTCTGCGCACTGGGCGATCGCTGCGGGTCCCGCGGGAACGCTCCAGGCAGAGCGTCCGTGGGCACGTCACCGCCGATGCGCTGATCAGCGAGCGGCCCGCCGAGGCCGAGGACCGTGCGGTCCCAGGTCACTGGGAGGGCGACCTCATTATCGGCACCGGCCGGTCCGCGATCGGCACGCTGGTGGAGCGCAGCACCAGGTTCACGATGCTGCTGCACCTGCCCCGGATGGAGGGCTCCGGCACCGAACCACGTACCAAGAACGGGCCTGCGCTGGCCGGCCGCGGCGCCGAGGCCGTGAAGGACGCGATCACCGCCACCATCACCACGCTGCCCGAGCAACTGCGCAGGTCGCTGACCTGGGACCGCGGCACGGAACTGGCCCAGCACGCCCAACTACGCGTCGAATCCGGGCTCCAGGTATACTTCGCCGACCCGCACAGCCCCTGGCAGCGGGGCACCAACGAGAACACGAACGGTCTGCTGCGGCAGTACCTTCCCAAAGGTACGGACCTGTCGCGGTGGAACGCCGACGAGCTCCAGGCCGTCGCCTTCACCCTCAACGAGCATCTACCATCTCTCCAGGTAGCCGGTGTTGCGACGACCGATTGAGACCAAGCAGTACACATCGTTCAAGCTCGCCGAGCACCTGGACGCTGCCGGCATCGCGGCGAGTATTGGATCCGTCAGTGAACCTCTTTCATCCTGAGTAGTCGCAGGTCAGGAGCGTGTGAACGGCCTGGACGATGCGGCTGATGCGGTTGGTTGAGCATCGTGCCTGGCGGAGGGTCCGCCATTGCTTGAGTTGGGCGAAGGCGCGTTCGCCCGGTGCTCGGAGGCGGGCGTGGTCGCGGTTGAACAGTTGGTAGTGGTCGGGTTGTTCGCGGTGGTTCTTGTAGGGGGTGCGGACGGTTGCGCCGGCGCCTTGGTAGGCGCGGTCGGCCAGGACGAGGATCTGCCTGGTGAGGCAGGCCTGGACGATGCCGTGAGCCCGTGCCGCGGTCAGGTCGTGGGTGCGTCCGGGCAACGCGCGGGAGAACCACAGTGGAGTGCCGTCTGGGGACGCGATGACCTGCACGTTCATTCCGTGCCGCTTGTGTTTTTGGCTGTAGTACGGCTCGTCTGCGGCGATGCGGTCGGTGGGGATCAGTGTCCCGTCAACGACGACGAAGTCGCCCTCACCCAGGCCCACCAGGGCCTCGCGCAGGCCGGGTGCCCACGAGGCGAGGATCATCAAGGTCTCGTCCACGTACCGCCAAGCCGTCGCCTCCGATACCCCGAAACCGGCTCCGACCTGCGCGAACGTCTCGTTCTTCCGAAGGTGCGCCAACACCAGTAGGGCCTGCTTGAAGCAACCGAGCCGTCGCCAGGGCGAGTTCAGCTCCTGCCGGCGGGCATGGATCAGCCAGGAAACGTGCTCAACGAGTTCGTGCGGGACGTCGCGCATGGAAGAATACGGAACCAACAGGGCTCCTCGGACGCTGCGTGATGAGTGATGTCACCACAGCAACGACCAGGGGCCCTGTCTTGTCACTAACTCCCCTCTGACCAGGCATTTCACCCTCGCAGAGGCAGGATGAAAGAGGTTCAGTGACGCGTACGACAACGCCCTGATGGAGTCCACGATCGGCCTGTGCAAAACCGAATTGATCAAGCCCCAGCGGCCCTGGAGGACGCTCTCTCAGGTCGAGTTGGCCACCGCCGAGTGGGCCGACTGGTACAACCACCGAAGACTCCACGGTGAGGTAGGCCACGTCCCGCCCGTCGAATACGAAGCCAACTACTACACCGAACTCACGAAACCCCAGTTCACAACCACAGTCTGAGATCTCTATGGAACCCGGGGTGCCTCTGTGTCTTGTCAAGCCGCCTGGCCAGGGATGGACTTGGCTTCTCGTTCGTCGGCGATCATGACGCGCCACACGTGGTCGGCCAAGCGGCGTTTCAGGCAGCGCTTCGCTTCCTTCGGCGTCTTGCCCTCGGAGAGTTTGCGCTGGTAGTAGGCGTGTCCGGGTGATTTCGGCATCCGTATCTGCACGACTGCGATGGTGTGGAGGACAGAATTGAGCTGGCGGTCGCCGGAGCGGGAGAGCCGGTGGCGGGCCTTGTCCGCGCTGGCGATCTCCACTGGGGCGGCACCGGCGTAGTTCGCGAACGCCGCCGAGGTGGGGAATCGGTGTGCCCGTCGGGTGCGGCCGATCAGCCGGGCGGCTATGACTGGCCCGATGCCTGGGGTGTCCATCAGCGCGCTGCCCGGATGCCTCCACAAGGCTCTGCATCCGGGCAGCATTGTCCGTGAGCTGCTTGTCCAGTTCCGGTGTCGGGGAGGATCATGCTTCCAGCTTCGATGAACCAGTTCGAACCGCAGCTGGTCGAGACTCCGACCACCCTGGCGGCAGCCGCACCCTTGTAGCCCTCCCTCAGCAGTTCGAAGTACCGCTTCTTCACTGCCGACGGCATCTTGTTCGGGGCGTACTTCGGCATCCGAACGCTCTCCTTCCGGAGCGTTCGCAACCACCGATAGAACTCAAGCGCGGTCCAGGGGGCGGTTGGGCCATTCCGCCATGCCTTCCATCACCTTGTCGGTGATCGTGGAGATGGTCGCCTTGGACACGCTCGCGCCGTAGACCTCGGCCAGATGCGCGGAGATTTCCCCGTGCGTCAGGCCCTTCGCGGACAGCGACAACACCATTTCGTCCACCCCGGACAGGCGCCGCTACCGCTTCTTGACGATCTGCGGCTCGAACGAACCCGCCACGTCCCGGGGGACCTTGACCTCGACCGGGCCCACATCGGTGAGCACCGACTTCGCCCGGGTCCCGTTGCGGCTGTTGCCGCTGCCACGGCCCTCGGCGTCATGCTTCTCGTATCCGAGGTGATCGGCGATCTCGCCCTCCAGGGCGGACTCCAGCACCCGCTGGGTCAACTGCTGGAGCAGCCCACCCTCCCCGGTCAGCTGCAGGCCCTCCGACCGGGCCCGCTCCACGAGCACCGCGACCAACTGCTCGTCACTCGCCGCCGCGGCTTCCGCTGCCGGCTCGCTGCCCGGTATCTGCTCGATGGTCGTGTCGCTCATCTGGCGTCTCCTTGATCATCGGATCCGCCAATCATTGAACACTCCCACACTCGGGTCGGTGACGACATGGGCCACGGATCGATCAGGGCCGTGTGGGCGAGGCGATCTGTTGGATCGGGAGTGGGCTCGTCTTGAGCCGTGCTTGCCGCAGAACACGGAGCGTGGCGGGCGGCGCCGGCAGCAGCGCGGGGCAGCGCTCTGAGGGTGGTGGTGCCCCCTCTTCACCGGCTCAGGCG is a genomic window containing:
- a CDS encoding transposase family protein is translated as MSWNITTGLDTEQLDGLVARVHQELVQDPDPPVMPGRMWALGLYKSVVLVLFLLRQNPVQEVAAELFGISQATVSRRWTALLPMVEKVLATHVPDPTEASAGRIVLVDGTLVTTWDWSSEGTTMFSGKHRDTGFNLQIAATLAGDLLAVSAPVPGSRHDMHAWRQSHFPEAFAEREGIGDLGYAGSRLFTPRRKPPGQERSAGDKRANRSVNTLRAAVERAIAHLKNWKILATRYRGPLTRFPDIVKTVTALTFYTRGW
- a CDS encoding IS30 family transposase, with the protein product MGVGNRQWAAREYRGQMPSPGRPGVAWREDRVGFWRAIVRGLSSVDAAVAIGVSPAVGPRWFRHAGGVNPCLALTVSGRYLSFAEREEAAVLRAQDFGVRAIARRLGRLPSTVSRELRRNASTRTYHLEYRVSLAQWHAERRAKRPKTAKLVANERLRDYVQERLAEAVAHAVDGQIVEGPQVPPWKGRNKPRRQDRLWATAWSPEQISQRLKVDFPDDESMRISPEAIYQALYVQGRGALKRELVACLRTGRSLRVPRERSRQSVRGHVTADALISERPAEAEDRAVPGHWEGDLIIGTGRSAIGTLVERSTRFTMLLHLPRMEGSGTEPRTKNGPALAGRGAEAVKDAITATITTLPEQLRRSLTWDRGTELAQHAQLRVESGLQVYFADPHSPWQRGTNENTNGLLRQYLPKGTDLSRWNADELQAVAFTLNEHLPSLQVAGVATTD
- a CDS encoding IS110 family transposase produces the protein MDTPGIGPVIAARLIGRTRRAHRFPTSAAFANYAGAAPVEIASADKARHRLSRSGDRQLNSVLHTIAVVQIRMPKSPGHAYYQRKLSEGKTPKEAKRCLKRRLADHVWRVMIADEREAKSIPGQAA